The proteins below come from a single Alkaliphilus sp. B6464 genomic window:
- the rnr gene encoding ribonuclease R: MFKKFLITLLNDSDYTPKTYEELIGLYPILRRNQSNCFRFLQELEKMQIVYFMPNKTYILSSDAIIGYYQGKSNHFGFLIPLDKNRFAKDLFIHSKNLNGAMDGDLVIGKIIYTSHSKSNESEGKIISIIEEKKHKIVGDFIDNGSYAFVIPDNDKFKDIYINKEHFNGARNNDKVIVKIIKRAKNGKNPEGTISEILGKKDEVGMDIISIIRQYGLSTEFPNEVLKQIEDFPDKIDKEEIKRELLHRKDLRHLKIFTIDGEDTKDFDDAVSIEKLKNGNYKLGVHIADVTHYVKKGAPLDKEALNRGTSVYLVDRVLPMLPEKLSNGLCSLNPNTNRFALTCFMEINHNGEVVNTEIVESLINTIEKMTYININKIIEKKDEELILRYGHVLDDILMMEELRNILAQKRYNRGSIDFDFPEPKVILNNKKKPISIELYEKNSATNLIEEFMIVTNEAISRYFSIKEIPFLYRIHDKPSDEKAQSFIKFLNTISEEQVNITPSPKGLQIILEEYKNKKEYFQINHILLRSLTKAKYSNENIGHFGLASTHYSHFTSPIRRYPDLQIHRIIKAYLHGNLSQKEILEYNKELPDISKHATSMEMKANQCENDSKKLKMCEYMLDKKGQEFKGIVSGVTNKGIFVSLENTVEGFIYVEDFNMDKQYLYDEDIFSYYSQNNKNDKFTFGVKVIVQVYEIDLNKKQITFKLIEKIYEDDKEE, from the coding sequence ATGTTTAAAAAGTTTCTTATCACCTTATTGAATGATAGTGATTATACTCCTAAGACTTATGAAGAATTGATAGGACTATACCCTATTCTTAGAAGAAATCAATCTAACTGTTTTAGGTTTCTTCAAGAACTAGAGAAAATGCAAATTGTATATTTTATGCCAAATAAAACTTATATCTTATCTAGTGATGCTATCATTGGGTATTATCAAGGAAAGAGTAATCATTTTGGATTTTTAATTCCTCTAGATAAAAATAGATTTGCTAAAGATTTATTTATTCATAGTAAGAATTTAAACGGTGCTATGGACGGAGACCTTGTTATAGGGAAAATCATATACACCTCTCATTCTAAAAGCAATGAATCTGAAGGCAAAATTATATCTATTATTGAAGAAAAAAAACATAAAATTGTAGGAGATTTTATTGATAATGGAAGTTATGCTTTTGTTATTCCTGACAATGATAAATTTAAAGATATTTATATTAATAAAGAACACTTTAATGGTGCAAGGAATAATGATAAGGTAATCGTTAAAATTATTAAGAGAGCCAAAAATGGTAAAAATCCTGAAGGCACCATATCCGAAATTTTAGGAAAAAAAGATGAAGTTGGAATGGATATTATATCAATAATTAGGCAATATGGACTGTCTACGGAGTTTCCTAATGAGGTGTTAAAACAAATAGAAGATTTTCCTGATAAAATTGATAAGGAAGAAATAAAAAGAGAACTTCTGCACCGGAAAGATTTAAGACATTTAAAAATTTTCACTATTGATGGTGAAGATACTAAAGATTTTGATGATGCAGTTTCTATTGAAAAATTGAAAAATGGAAACTACAAATTGGGCGTTCATATAGCAGATGTTACACATTATGTTAAAAAAGGAGCACCCCTTGATAAAGAAGCATTAAATAGAGGAACTAGTGTATATTTGGTAGATCGTGTGCTTCCTATGTTACCTGAAAAACTTTCAAATGGGTTATGTAGTCTAAATCCAAATACAAATAGGTTTGCTCTTACTTGTTTTATGGAAATAAATCACAATGGAGAAGTTGTTAATACTGAAATTGTAGAATCATTAATTAATACTATTGAGAAAATGACTTATATTAATATAAATAAAATTATCGAAAAAAAAGATGAAGAATTAATATTAAGATATGGACATGTTCTTGATGACATATTAATGATGGAAGAATTAAGAAATATATTAGCCCAGAAAAGATATAATAGAGGTTCTATTGATTTTGATTTTCCTGAACCTAAAGTTATATTAAACAACAAGAAGAAACCTATCTCTATTGAGTTGTATGAAAAAAATTCTGCTACAAACTTAATAGAAGAATTTATGATTGTTACAAATGAGGCTATTAGTAGATATTTCTCTATTAAAGAAATTCCTTTTCTTTATAGAATTCATGATAAACCTTCAGATGAGAAAGCACAATCATTCATAAAATTCCTTAATACTATATCAGAAGAACAAGTTAATATTACTCCTTCTCCCAAAGGGTTACAAATTATATTAGAAGAATATAAAAATAAAAAAGAATACTTTCAAATAAATCATATACTCCTTAGAAGTTTGACGAAGGCTAAGTATAGTAACGAAAACATTGGCCACTTTGGACTTGCCAGTACACACTATAGTCATTTTACTTCACCTATTAGAAGATACCCTGATCTTCAAATTCATAGGATAATTAAAGCGTATTTGCATGGAAATTTATCACAGAAAGAAATTCTAGAGTATAACAAGGAACTTCCTGACATAAGCAAACATGCTACTTCTATGGAAATGAAGGCAAATCAATGTGAAAATGATAGTAAAAAACTCAAAATGTGCGAATATATGTTAGATAAAAAAGGCCAAGAATTTAAAGGAATTGTATCTGGAGTAACAAACAAAGGTATATTTGTATCTCTTGAAAACACTGTTGAGGGATTTATTTATGTCGAAGATTTCAATATGGATAAGCAATATTTATATGATGAAGATATTTTCTCCTATTACTCTCAAAATAATAAAAATGACAAATTTACATTCGGAGTAAAAGTAATAGTACAGGTTTATGAAATAGATTTAAATAAAAAACAAATAACATTTAAATTAATCGAGAAGATATATGAAGATGATAAAGAGGAGTAA
- a CDS encoding methyl-accepting chemotaxis protein: MKKKEKVSVKFKFNSVRSRLMISLVCMSIFAIGSVGIINYIKSFNILQQKLAVTSSQTLGYINTSISNYLVGVESQAAILSELPILKDTYHYNVSREEIDVVSSATVNESIDTISSATVGAKDSLIGVFKEIEKINPNVKNVFFSIIDKTTIIYPEVDLSRFDPTTRTWYQLAIKDNGKAVWIDPYKDITSGDIIVTVSKAVIDNGKIIGVVGLDVDLKEFSKNLSSLKIGEEGYVYVADSNGIALVHPNEKIVGTDDPKKSPIWTDVLMKGKGFVNYNYKGAKRLGIYETNEKTGWKIISSIPEEELLRDTKILLTNTIFIGLTVILITMLFSFFISKSIGNNIRKLLDSFNKASEGDLTVSTNFKSIDEFGDLGKSFNKMIHNIRELMLNVRASSKIVAQTSDSILQITAETNIAMNDIAATIQEVATGTHEQARDIDMNSNNISELAREIEEITRHTFEVDKLSNNAKILGYEGLGQVKILVDKTERTGESTKKVNEIILEMKDSADEINSITETINQIADQTNLLALNAAIEAARAGEAGRGFSVVADEVRKLAEQSSKATQNISNLISNMNDKTNEAVNAMKQSKTSVDEQVVAVDLTKGIFDKILNSVQELDSKVTEIKESTIEMDNKKNQIVDNTQSVSVVSEEISASTQEVSASAEEIAATTSTFVECSENLKQLSDELIQQMNSFKL; encoded by the coding sequence GTGAAAAAAAAAGAGAAAGTTAGTGTAAAATTTAAATTTAATTCTGTACGTTCAAGACTCATGATTTCATTAGTGTGTATGTCTATTTTTGCAATAGGTTCAGTGGGAATAATAAATTATATTAAATCTTTTAATATTCTACAGCAAAAACTAGCAGTTACTAGTAGCCAAACTTTAGGATATATTAATACAAGTATCAGTAATTATCTTGTAGGTGTAGAGAGTCAGGCAGCAATACTTTCAGAACTTCCAATTCTGAAAGATACTTATCATTACAATGTAAGCAGAGAGGAAATTGATGTAGTATCAAGTGCCACTGTCAATGAATCAATTGATACAATATCTAGTGCTACTGTTGGTGCTAAAGATTCATTAATAGGGGTATTTAAAGAAATAGAAAAAATTAACCCTAATGTAAAAAATGTATTTTTTTCTATAATAGATAAGACAACTATAATATATCCAGAGGTAGATTTAAGTAGATTTGATCCTACAACAAGAACTTGGTACCAACTAGCCATAAAGGACAATGGCAAGGCAGTATGGATTGACCCATATAAAGACATTACTTCTGGAGATATCATAGTAACTGTATCTAAGGCTGTGATAGATAATGGTAAGATTATAGGAGTCGTTGGTTTAGATGTTGATTTAAAAGAGTTTTCTAAGAATCTATCCAGTCTAAAAATAGGTGAAGAAGGATACGTGTATGTTGCAGACTCAAATGGAATAGCATTAGTACATCCTAATGAAAAAATTGTCGGAACGGATGATCCTAAAAAATCACCTATATGGACAGATGTTTTAATGAAAGGAAAAGGTTTCGTAAATTATAATTATAAGGGAGCGAAAAGGTTAGGAATTTATGAAACCAATGAAAAAACCGGATGGAAAATTATTTCTTCAATACCAGAAGAAGAACTATTAAGAGATACAAAAATATTGCTAACAAATACTATATTTATCGGATTGACAGTAATATTAATAACTATGTTATTTTCTTTTTTTATTAGTAAAAGTATTGGAAATAATATAAGAAAATTATTAGATAGTTTCAATAAGGCATCAGAAGGAGACTTAACAGTATCGACTAACTTTAAATCTATAGATGAATTCGGAGATTTAGGTAAAAGTTTTAATAAGATGATTCATAATATTAGAGAACTAATGTTAAATGTTAGAGCATCATCTAAAATTGTTGCACAAACTTCTGATTCAATACTTCAAATAACGGCCGAAACAAATATTGCAATGAATGATATTGCTGCTACAATTCAAGAAGTTGCAACTGGGACTCATGAACAAGCAAGAGATATTGATATGAACTCAAATAATATAAGTGAGTTAGCGAGAGAAATAGAGGAGATTACTAGACATACTTTTGAAGTAGACAAATTGTCCAATAATGCTAAAATATTAGGATATGAGGGTTTAGGTCAGGTTAAAATACTTGTAGATAAAACTGAAAGAACTGGAGAATCTACTAAAAAGGTTAATGAAATAATATTGGAAATGAAAGATTCGGCAGATGAAATTAATTCAATTACTGAAACAATTAATCAGATTGCAGATCAGACAAATTTACTCGCTTTAAATGCAGCAATAGAGGCTGCAAGAGCAGGAGAGGCAGGTAGAGGCTTCTCTGTTGTGGCTGATGAAGTCAGAAAACTTGCAGAACAATCATCTAAAGCCACCCAAAATATTAGTAATCTAATTTCTAATATGAATGATAAAACGAATGAGGCTGTTAACGCTATGAAACAATCGAAAACAAGTGTTGATGAACAAGTTGTTGCAGTAGATTTAACCAAAGGTATTTTTGATAAGATTCTAAATTCAGTTCAGGAACTTGATTCTAAAGTTACAGAAATAAAAGAATCTACAATTGAAATGGATAATAAGAAAAATCAAATTGTTGACAATACCCAAAGTGTTTCAGTAGTTTCAGAAGAAATTAGTGCTAGTACCCAAGAAGTATCGGCATCGGCAGAAGAAATTGCAGCAACAACAAGCACTTTTGTAGAGTGTTCAGAAAACTTAAAGCAGTTATCAGATGAATTAATTCAACAGATGAATAGTTTTAAGTTATAA
- a CDS encoding DNA primase has translation MIDIFKGEINKNICNMFKFEEVRGLKHTLLRTNCIKDNSHYMYFKDNKFSCPVCGFNQDLVSLCADMSNTDEWIMTERIFKGKLKRNPLEVIKARRNKEYENEIYRLINYETMLFFKEQLKENQEAINYLLNRGLTSEIIDKFELGYAPKFNKLLRYLSKDFSEEDLLTAGVIGQDEKTGRYYDMFKDRIMFPIYNLDGSDIISFGGRTLGSSPKKYINTRNTPLFKKSNNLYALNMINFKKINTNGKLKKIIVSEGYMDVIAMHQAGIDYAIGTLGTALTSIHYKILQEIAEQVIIIYDGDDAGIRAVERTLEKVGNLDILILPEGLDPDEYIKKYGIDNFLEYLNINTRSSVDYWMNQYNNYRGNVFEYLLKHVKNL, from the coding sequence GTGATTGACATATTCAAAGGCGAGATAAATAAGAATATATGTAATATGTTTAAATTTGAAGAAGTTAGAGGTTTAAAACATACACTTCTTAGGACAAATTGCATCAAGGACAATAGCCACTATATGTATTTTAAGGATAATAAGTTTTCTTGCCCTGTGTGTGGTTTCAATCAAGATTTAGTAAGTCTTTGTGCTGACATGTCAAATACAGATGAATGGATAATGACCGAAAGAATATTTAAAGGAAAACTGAAGCGAAATCCTTTAGAAGTGATTAAGGCAAGACGAAATAAAGAATATGAAAATGAAATTTATAGACTTATTAATTATGAAACCATGCTGTTTTTCAAAGAACAACTAAAGGAAAATCAAGAGGCTATAAATTACTTATTAAATAGAGGTTTAACTTCAGAAATCATAGATAAATTTGAATTGGGCTATGCTCCTAAATTTAACAAATTGTTAAGATATTTATCAAAAGATTTCTCAGAAGAAGATTTATTGACAGCAGGTGTTATTGGGCAAGATGAAAAGACAGGTAGATATTATGATATGTTTAAAGATAGAATCATGTTTCCTATATATAATTTAGATGGCAGCGATATTATTAGTTTTGGAGGAAGAACTTTAGGTAGTAGTCCTAAAAAATATATTAATACAAGAAATACTCCTCTATTTAAAAAATCAAATAATCTCTATGCTCTTAATATGATTAACTTTAAAAAGATTAATACTAATGGAAAATTAAAAAAAATTATTGTTAGTGAGGGGTATATGGATGTAATTGCTATGCATCAAGCAGGTATTGATTATGCCATTGGAACTCTAGGAACTGCACTTACTTCCATTCATTATAAAATTCTTCAAGAAATTGCAGAACAGGTAATTATTATATATGATGGTGATGATGCAGGAATTAGAGCAGTAGAAAGAACGCTAGAGAAGGTCGGGAACCTTGATATACTTATATTACCAGAAGGGTTAGATCCTGATGAATATATTAAAAAATATGGAATAGATAATTTTCTCGAATACCTTAATATCAATACCCGCTCAAGTGTCGATTATTGGATGAATCAATATAATAACTATCGTGGTAATGTTTTTGAATATCTACTCAAACATGTTAAAAACCTGTAA
- a CDS encoding AAA family ATPase — protein sequence MKLIGQDKIIDSLDFKGPYAIIGPKGSGKTTLAKEIALKVVCEHGLGCRDCKKCSTFISENYPDFHYLSGGKIDEVKELVRKLNIKPFYKRHVVIFDNFDEMTFAAQNSLLTIIEESTQDILFILVGSKVSKILRTILSRCYKLSPTLLGEDVIKKQLKEKYPEEDIKLLDFAVSYSFGSLGVAFDIIERKEFYIMLREDVLNIKKKNFFEMASRYAKDYKGDTNEIFNFYEKFIRYLMIKNIENNVSNIRLYNSLKQLLEYKEQMDNNINKTMLFQNIIISLQKAI from the coding sequence ATGAAATTAATTGGACAGGATAAAATAATAGATAGTTTAGATTTCAAAGGACCATATGCGATTATTGGACCAAAGGGAAGTGGTAAAACCACACTAGCAAAGGAAATTGCTTTAAAGGTTGTTTGCGAACATGGTTTAGGATGTAGAGATTGTAAAAAGTGTAGTACCTTTATAAGCGAAAATTATCCAGACTTCCATTATCTATCGGGTGGAAAAATTGATGAGGTTAAAGAACTTGTCAGAAAATTAAATATAAAACCTTTTTACAAAAGGCATGTTGTTATTTTTGATAATTTTGATGAAATGACATTTGCTGCACAAAATTCGCTCCTTACAATAATTGAGGAGTCAACACAAGATATATTATTTATTTTAGTAGGTTCAAAGGTTAGTAAAATATTAAGAACAATTCTCTCAAGATGCTACAAACTTTCACCAACTCTATTAGGTGAAGATGTAATAAAAAAACAACTTAAAGAGAAATATCCTGAAGAAGATATAAAGTTGTTAGATTTTGCTGTATCCTATAGTTTTGGCAGTCTTGGGGTTGCATTTGATATTATTGAAAGAAAAGAGTTCTACATCATGTTAAGGGAAGATGTCCTAAATATAAAGAAGAAAAATTTCTTTGAAATGGCAAGTCGTTATGCTAAAGATTATAAGGGTGATACAAATGAGATATTTAATTTTTATGAAAAGTTTATAAGATATTTAATGATAAAAAATATAGAAAATAATGTAAGTAATATTAGATTATATAATTCATTAAAGCAATTATTAGAGTATAAGGAACAAATGGATAATAACATCAATAAGACTATGCTGTTTCAAAACATCATTATATCATTGCAAAAGGCTATATAA
- the holA gene encoding DNA polymerase III subunit delta produces the protein MEFNKVIYINSEEVFLLHEKLKEIKMSFINQHLDFNYREFPNEINAAILRNEIETYPLMAEKKMIVLKEIKEDDEMVKLFQDIPDFCSIIIVATLDKRKKLFKSIKKIGEVIELKPYNESQMVNWIVKKAEESGIKISKKCASKIISLCGLDDMYNIYTEIIKLSNMNQEITEELIEKVVTKSIEYDSFQIVNAISNKDKANAYQLIHNFCQRNEYFPLIVSLINRNFAILKMMKTMKDNEIKDAAGIHPYSLKVLKPYVKQFNEENLDFYINVCSEIDFDMKNGIDHRIALEKLIGVIE, from the coding sequence ATGGAATTTAATAAGGTTATTTATATAAATAGTGAAGAAGTATTTTTACTACATGAAAAATTAAAAGAAATAAAAATGAGTTTTATAAATCAACATTTGGATTTTAATTATAGAGAATTTCCTAACGAGATAAATGCTGCAATATTAAGGAACGAAATAGAGACATATCCTTTAATGGCTGAAAAAAAGATGATTGTGTTAAAGGAAATTAAGGAAGATGACGAAATGGTTAAACTATTTCAAGATATTCCCGATTTTTGTTCAATCATTATTGTGGCTACACTTGATAAGCGAAAGAAATTATTCAAAAGTATCAAGAAAATAGGAGAAGTAATAGAATTAAAACCCTATAATGAATCTCAAATGGTTAATTGGATAGTTAAAAAGGCTGAAGAATCTGGTATTAAGATATCTAAAAAATGTGCGAGTAAAATAATTAGCCTGTGCGGGCTTGACGATATGTACAATATCTATACAGAAATTATTAAACTTTCTAATATGAATCAAGAAATAACTGAAGAATTGATTGAAAAGGTAGTGACTAAATCTATAGAGTATGATTCATTTCAAATTGTAAATGCAATTAGTAATAAGGATAAAGCAAATGCCTATCAACTTATTCATAACTTCTGTCAAAGAAATGAATACTTTCCTTTGATTGTAAGTCTTATTAATAGAAATTTTGCTATTCTTAAAATGATGAAAACGATGAAAGATAACGAAATTAAGGATGCAGCAGGAATACATCCTTATTCTTTAAAAGTTTTAAAGCCATATGTTAAACAATTTAATGAGGAAAATTTAGATTTTTATATAAATGTATGTTCAGAAATTGATTTTGACATGAAAAATGGAATTGATCATAGGATAGCACTTGAAAAATTAATAGGAGTGATCGAGTAA
- the nadE gene encoding NAD(+) synthase, translating to MKKLIVVFGGAFSPITNGHLSLATEIINEHKVEKILFLPVSDIYSKKDLISADNRVSMLKEVSKSNSKFEVSEVETSSKKLLNTIDSLRIIQEQYPKNKIAFAMGTDNLSYLHTWEGYDDLAKNFLFMIIERNGESMDRIINSNPLLKKYENSFIKLKEKIRNDISSTKVRDLLKEGKSVRYLVPDEVYHYIQNNNLYTLRNWDKEIEKIVSWIKEVINTAGAKGIILGLSGGLDSAVVAALSKKATDNVLGLIMPCSNGLKDELDACKVSESFNIDTRVVDLKLSWEKTLETIKQSTEVELSSMAISNIKPRLRMTTLYTIGQSLGYLVAGTSNKSEITMGYFTKWGDGASDFNPLANYTKTEIFEMARYLDIPEDIINKPPSANLWEGQTDEDEMGITYKELDEYLMNGTGTEKIIQKIESTYNKTSHKRYMPKIMK from the coding sequence ATGAAGAAATTAATTGTAGTATTCGGTGGTGCATTTAGTCCGATAACCAATGGACATTTATCTCTTGCCACAGAAATTATTAATGAACATAAGGTTGAAAAAATTTTATTCTTACCAGTAAGTGATATATATTCAAAGAAAGATCTTATTTCTGCTGATAATAGAGTATCTATGCTAAAGGAAGTGTCTAAATCAAACAGTAAATTCGAGGTATCAGAGGTAGAAACAAGTTCAAAAAAACTTTTAAACACTATTGATTCATTAAGAATAATTCAAGAACAATATCCTAAAAACAAAATTGCATTTGCTATGGGGACGGATAATTTATCATACCTTCATACTTGGGAAGGATATGATGATTTAGCAAAGAACTTTTTGTTTATGATAATTGAAAGAAATGGTGAGTCAATGGATAGAATTATAAACTCTAATCCACTTTTGAAAAAATATGAAAATAGTTTTATAAAACTAAAAGAAAAAATTAGGAATGATATTAGTTCTACTAAAGTTAGAGATTTATTAAAAGAGGGAAAATCTGTAAGATATTTAGTTCCTGATGAAGTATACCATTACATCCAGAATAATAATTTATATACTCTCCGCAATTGGGATAAAGAAATCGAAAAGATCGTTTCTTGGATTAAAGAAGTTATTAATACAGCAGGGGCCAAGGGTATTATACTTGGGCTTAGTGGAGGTTTAGATAGTGCAGTTGTTGCAGCATTATCTAAAAAGGCAACGGATAATGTATTAGGACTTATAATGCCTTGTAGTAACGGATTAAAAGATGAATTGGATGCTTGCAAGGTTTCAGAAAGTTTTAACATAGATACAAGAGTCGTAGATCTTAAACTGTCTTGGGAAAAAACGTTAGAAACAATCAAACAAAGTACAGAAGTCGAACTTTCTAGTATGGCTATTTCTAATATTAAACCGAGACTTAGAATGACAACCTTATATACTATTGGCCAATCATTAGGATATTTAGTAGCAGGAACAAGTAATAAATCAGAAATAACTATGGGATATTTTACAAAATGGGGAGATGGAGCATCTGACTTTAATCCTCTTGCTAATTATACTAAAACCGAAATATTTGAAATGGCAAGATACTTAGATATTCCTGAAGATATTATCAATAAGCCTCCAAGTGCTAATCTGTGGGAAGGTCAAACAGATGAAGATGAAATGGGGATTACTTATAAGGAACTTGATGAATACTTAATGAATGGAACTGGAACTGAAAAAATCATACAAAAAATCGAAAGCACTTACAACAAGACCTCTCATAAAAGATATATGCCTAAGATTATGAAATAA
- a CDS encoding nicotinate phosphoribosyltransferase — MTKFNNQRIAKEVFQIDPRIKSGWFSDEYLNNTAKILTVLAQEGYKFGDNKSDLIDVNTKKVENGNIIVEMQFFTRRKPLSIIVGVDEALAILEEETGYYDEKGNFVNTYHELDVEAVHDGNIVRYNGDPLNVQPMLKIRGRYRDFAHLETVLLGVLSEPTRIATNVFNTLVAANGKDVLFFPARFAHYKMQGIHGYAHKIAIEVYNEMYGQKLPAFVSTHEQGSWWGGKGGGTVSHATIASFLGNTPETMMQFARVMPVEIPRTALIDFHNDCIGETLAIMEKMFNKYWELYQAKEYDEAEKYKLYGVRPDTSGNMIDKCIDEPYSDDDFGVNPKLIWRLRKAINNAYKDWTSQFNCTDLMSNKKEIAKQWCEDIKIAVTGGFSVEKIERFEKLQVPVDIYGVGSSLLSNDKKTNNDFTADVVRIQINGEWHKLSKVGRRPCDNSELVKIQ; from the coding sequence ATGACAAAATTCAACAATCAAAGAATAGCAAAGGAAGTTTTTCAAATAGATCCAAGGATTAAATCAGGATGGTTTTCTGATGAATACTTAAATAATACAGCAAAAATATTAACTGTTCTAGCACAAGAAGGTTATAAGTTTGGTGACAATAAAAGTGATTTGATTGATGTAAATACAAAAAAAGTAGAAAATGGAAACATTATAGTAGAAATGCAGTTTTTCACAAGAAGAAAACCATTAAGTATTATAGTAGGTGTAGATGAAGCGTTAGCCATTTTAGAAGAAGAAACAGGGTATTATGATGAAAAAGGAAATTTTGTAAATACGTATCATGAGTTAGATGTAGAGGCTGTTCATGATGGAAATATTGTAAGATATAACGGAGATCCATTAAATGTTCAGCCTATGCTGAAAATTAGAGGTAGATATAGAGATTTTGCACATCTTGAAACAGTATTGTTAGGTGTATTATCGGAACCAACAAGAATTGCAACTAATGTATTTAATACGCTAGTTGCTGCTAACGGAAAAGATGTATTATTTTTCCCGGCCAGATTCGCACATTATAAAATGCAAGGTATACATGGATATGCACACAAAATTGCGATTGAGGTATATAACGAAATGTATGGTCAAAAATTACCTGCTTTTGTATCCACTCATGAACAAGGTTCTTGGTGGGGAGGAAAAGGCGGAGGAACTGTATCTCATGCAACTATTGCCTCTTTCTTAGGAAATACTCCTGAAACCATGATGCAGTTTGCTAGGGTAATGCCAGTTGAGATTCCAAGAACTGCACTTATAGATTTTCATAACGATTGCATTGGAGAAACATTAGCAATAATGGAGAAGATGTTTAATAAATATTGGGAATTATATCAGGCAAAGGAATATGACGAGGCTGAAAAATACAAACTGTATGGAGTTAGACCTGACACAAGTGGTAATATGATTGACAAGTGTATTGATGAACCATATTCTGATGATGATTTTGGAGTAAATCCTAAATTAATTTGGAGATTAAGAAAAGCAATCAACAACGCATATAAGGATTGGACAAGTCAGTTTAACTGTACAGATCTTATGTCTAATAAAAAAGAAATTGCCAAACAATGGTGTGAAGATATAAAAATAGCAGTAACAGGTGGCTTTAGTGTTGAAAAAATTGAAAGGTTTGAAAAGTTACAAGTACCAGTTGATATTTATGGAGTAGGCTCAAGCCTTCTAAGTAACGATAAAAAAACTAACAATGATTTTACTGCTGATGTAGTAAGAATTCAGATTAATGGAGAATGGCATAAGTTGTCTAAAGTAGGACGTAGGCCATGTGATAATTCAGAATTAGTAAAAATTCAATAA
- a CDS encoding cysteine hydrolase family protein, whose translation MSINRNEVLTKGIKALEGMIDVVNVAPALDIAQLNPEETVLSIVDMVKGFTTEGILSSPRAKELIDPIKRLLEKSKSRGFTVVAFLDSHTKESMELKFRPEHCLQGTEESELVDEMKNLGIDLVFPKNSTNGFITDEYLNWIKTSGSKFKNFIIVGVCSDICISQYALTKKSYFNERDMNSRVIVPMNYTDTYDLGVHNADLMNLFSFYQLIDNGIEVVKTIE comes from the coding sequence ATGAGTATAAATAGAAATGAAGTTCTGACTAAAGGAATTAAGGCACTAGAGGGAATGATAGATGTAGTTAATGTAGCACCTGCATTGGATATAGCACAATTAAATCCAGAAGAAACTGTTTTATCAATTGTGGATATGGTTAAAGGATTTACAACAGAAGGTATTCTAAGTAGTCCTAGAGCAAAAGAACTTATAGATCCAATTAAAAGACTACTTGAGAAATCTAAAAGCAGAGGGTTTACAGTTGTTGCTTTTTTAGATAGTCATACTAAGGAGTCTATGGAACTTAAATTTAGGCCAGAACATTGTTTGCAAGGGACAGAAGAAAGCGAATTAGTAGACGAAATGAAAAATCTTGGGATAGATTTAGTTTTTCCTAAAAACTCGACTAATGGATTTATTACAGATGAATATCTAAATTGGATTAAAACTTCAGGTTCTAAGTTTAAGAATTTTATAATAGTAGGTGTTTGTAGCGATATTTGTATCTCTCAATATGCACTAACTAAGAAATCATATTTTAATGAAAGAGATATGAATAGTAGAGTAATTGTACCAATGAATTATACAGATACTTATGATTTAGGAGTACACAATGCAGATTTAATGAATTTATTTAGTTTTTATCAACTTATAGATAATGGAATAGAAGTCGTTAAGACTATAGAATAA